A genomic region of Thermodesulfobium narugense DSM 14796 contains the following coding sequences:
- the chrA gene encoding chromate efflux transporter, with product MQSREKKSISLWQIFLQYFIIGSVGFGPAMASETKKRLVKNLKWINEEEFLNGLALGQILPGATFVSLTVYIGYRLKGVLGAIASFIGLLITPFFTMLLLSYTYFTYGSLSEINIFFKIIVVVIVGLVVNTVIEIGKSAIKDWKGILIALAVFLDMLIYQNIFIVLIISAIAGIVIYHPVMKKDISTINSGQVNKTKFSIEKLIILAITLIICIYLLSYNPVLFKLGWVFFSTGAFVFGNGFTMIPLIQQEVVNNYHWVSMNDFMVGIAMGQMTPGPILITATFIGYKVASIIGAIVATLGIFLPSFFLVIATAEIHKKIENNKIVKAAIRGMMAAFTGIMALVVISIAKSALVNVASIIVALLTLGLLRFSKFRTIWVIICTGITYWCLNLLCNNCLIH from the coding sequence GTGCAATCAAGAGAGAAAAAATCTATCTCACTATGGCAGATTTTTTTACAATATTTTATAATAGGCAGTGTTGGATTTGGCCCCGCGATGGCTTCAGAAACTAAAAAACGCCTTGTTAAAAATTTAAAGTGGATTAACGAAGAAGAATTCTTAAATGGATTAGCATTAGGACAGATTTTGCCAGGAGCGACATTTGTTTCCCTTACTGTTTATATTGGCTATAGATTAAAAGGGGTTTTGGGAGCAATTGCAAGCTTTATAGGTCTTCTTATAACTCCATTTTTTACTATGTTACTACTTTCATATACATACTTTACATACGGTTCGCTATCAGAAATTAATATCTTTTTCAAAATCATAGTGGTGGTAATTGTTGGCCTAGTTGTCAACACTGTTATTGAAATAGGTAAATCTGCAATAAAAGATTGGAAGGGAATTTTAATAGCATTAGCAGTATTTCTTGATATGTTAATATATCAAAATATTTTTATCGTATTAATAATATCAGCAATTGCTGGCATTGTAATATACCATCCTGTAATGAAAAAAGATATTTCTACAATAAATTCAGGTCAAGTAAATAAAACTAAATTTTCTATTGAAAAACTTATAATACTTGCGATAACGCTTATAATTTGTATATATCTTTTATCATATAATCCTGTATTATTCAAGTTAGGATGGGTTTTTTTCAGCACTGGCGCATTTGTTTTTGGTAATGGATTCACCATGATTCCTCTGATTCAACAAGAAGTAGTAAACAATTACCACTGGGTTAGCATGAACGACTTTATGGTTGGAATAGCTATGGGTCAGATGACGCCAGGTCCTATTCTAATCACAGCAACTTTCATAGGTTACAAAGTTGCATCAATTATCGGTGCAATTGTAGCTACACTAGGAATTTTTCTTCCTTCATTTTTTTTGGTTATAGCAACTGCTGAAATTCATAAAAAAATTGAAAATAATAAAATTGTAAAGGCAGCTATCAGAGGTATGATGGCTGCCTTTACTGGCATAATGGCTTTAGTGGTAATTAGTATTGCAAAGAGTGCTCTTGTCAATGTAGCGTCAATTATTGTCGCATTATTAACTTTAGGACTCTTAAGGTTTAGCAAGTTTAGAACTATTTGGGTAATTATATGCACAGGAATAACGTATTGGTGTTTAAATTTGCTTTGTAATAATTGCTTAATTCATTAA
- a CDS encoding MFS transporter, with protein sequence MINNLNFSKSQIVVLLILWLAFLFSFVDRLTWAPVIPLAAKALSLNAKEAGSYMSAFYFGYILTQLPGGYLADRFGYRKVLLYSFFIMGFFTILMGTVGSFWQGFFYRIFAGMGSGAIFSACVKGIFDWFSEKNRYTAMGFFMTASSVGVFLVNIFVPTIAKFHGWNASFYVAGILPIITFLFAYFFLHENSSSNETKSMLSFVCDIKILFKNKEFMLTGLAGFFAMWATWGTATWANSYLNRGLGLTLIEAGFFMSIFGIAALICKPIAGIVTDITGWKKKNIIFFMLILFFISLVVFGLNRSIFALHFLVPILGILAFVYSPVMNTFVGELVDKRNIGIAMGLINAIWQLGSLISPLAVGIVLDLTHNYFYAFLTLGIGPLLGSIIMLLASNK encoded by the coding sequence GTGATTAATAATTTGAATTTTTCAAAGTCTCAAATAGTTGTTTTATTAATACTTTGGTTAGCATTTCTTTTTTCCTTTGTGGACAGGCTTACGTGGGCTCCAGTCATTCCTCTTGCTGCTAAAGCACTTTCGCTAAATGCTAAAGAAGCAGGGAGTTATATGAGCGCATTTTATTTTGGCTACATATTGACTCAACTTCCCGGCGGATATCTGGCCGATAGATTCGGATATAGAAAAGTTTTACTTTATTCCTTTTTCATAATGGGTTTTTTTACTATATTAATGGGCACAGTCGGAAGTTTTTGGCAAGGGTTTTTTTATAGAATATTCGCTGGTATGGGTTCAGGAGCTATATTTTCTGCCTGTGTAAAGGGGATATTTGATTGGTTTTCTGAAAAAAATAGATATACTGCTATGGGTTTTTTTATGACCGCATCCTCTGTTGGAGTTTTCCTGGTAAACATTTTTGTGCCCACAATAGCAAAATTTCATGGATGGAACGCTTCATTTTATGTCGCAGGAATACTGCCAATTATTACGTTCTTATTTGCATACTTTTTTCTTCATGAGAACAGCTCTTCAAATGAGACAAAATCAATGTTGAGCTTTGTTTGTGACATAAAGATCCTTTTTAAAAATAAAGAATTTATGCTAACGGGTTTAGCTGGTTTTTTTGCAATGTGGGCTACATGGGGTACAGCTACTTGGGCTAACTCATATTTAAATAGGGGATTAGGGCTTACTCTGATAGAGGCAGGCTTTTTTATGTCTATTTTTGGAATAGCTGCACTAATATGTAAGCCTATTGCTGGAATAGTAACCGATATTACTGGTTGGAAGAAAAAGAATATTATATTTTTTATGTTAATTTTATTTTTTATTTCTTTGGTCGTTTTTGGATTAAATAGAAGCATCTTTGCACTGCATTTTCTTGTACCTATACTTGGAATTCTCGCCTTTGTCTACAGTCCTGTGATGAACACCTTTGTAGGGGAACTGGTAGATAAAAGAAATATTGGCATTGCAATGGGCTTAATAAATGCAATATGGCAGCTTGGATCGCTAATTTCACCACTTGCTGTTGGAATCGTGCTTGATTTAACACACAATTATTTTTATGCATTTTTAACTCTTGGAATTGGTCCACTGTTAGGATCTATTATTATGTTGTTGGCATCGAATAAATAG
- a CDS encoding LUD domain-containing protein has translation MIEKFIEIANLNGVEVKVVKNIDFLNEYGLNILLDYDSNKNVGFVKAQSGATESASLVINISKREKLKSILTSKTLYISVENSVLRTTLSEAYFLAKQKCKDEYMLFISGESKTADIEKTLVSGVQGPEKIVFLIIDNG, from the coding sequence TTGATAGAAAAATTTATAGAAATAGCGAATCTAAATGGTGTTGAAGTAAAAGTTGTTAAGAATATAGACTTTTTAAATGAATATGGTCTAAATATTCTTTTAGATTATGATTCTAATAAGAACGTTGGATTTGTAAAAGCTCAATCAGGTGCGACCGAGAGCGCAAGTCTGGTCATCAATATTTCAAAACGTGAAAAACTAAAATCTATATTAACCTCAAAAACTCTTTATATTTCTGTTGAAAACTCTGTTTTGAGAACTACACTAAGCGAAGCATATTTTTTAGCAAAACAAAAATGCAAGGATGAATATATGCTATTTATTTCTGGAGAGAGCAAAACTGCAGATATAGAGAAAACATTGGTTAGTGGCGTTCAAGGACCTGAAAAAATTGTATTTTTAATAATCGACAATGGTTGA
- a CDS encoding LUD domain-containing protein: MGKREEIFSNDQFLQNALNRAEKSYFEKRRKLEKIFDFDKFKDEIRDIKEKNIKNLEENILFLLNNLRSKGFKVFFAKDSREVLNFLYNILKEKNIKKVVKSKSLTTEEINLNTFLEKNNIVPVETDLGEWLVQLNNEKATHMTAPAIHMSKEKIVSLLKEKFNVNLKLDIKEMVDFCKKEINKEFDNTNCGIFGANAVTRDGTFFIVSNEGNIQHVLNHDINICIVGIDKIVEDIDEAFKIVSFLPKNATGQVITSWIDVFTKPPGDEFFIIILDNNRSKIAKDEKFSKVLNCIKCGACQMACPVYTTVGGQLFRGNTYAGPIGILLSYMENYEKMNELSFLCLGCMACDEVCSSKIPIQSLILEIKSKYEKNNIIKKFVIKSMRNYRLLRALISFASPYFKDGIKIRRFKFLRDEFGLSFRTLPAINNESFDTIKTKSSKIGLFAGCSTNIFYYNLGKDLIHLSNFLNIDIKVINQSSCCGAAALYNGLKTDAIIQAQKTLNDIEKFDKILFLDPHCAHMVQRDYSEFFNIDLSNRVVDAGFYLVGFLKNKEYKFTPLNKVVTYHYPCHLSRGMNQALQIENFIKEKEEKFSELNEKDRCCGFAGTYSIMHKHISNKLVQRKIDNIIKSNSEVLITSCPGCMMQISGALDVMNNRNIKVVHFISYLKNILGA; encoded by the coding sequence TTGGGAAAAAGAGAAGAAATATTTTCTAACGATCAATTTCTTCAAAATGCACTTAATAGAGCAGAAAAAAGTTATTTTGAAAAAAGAAGGAAATTAGAAAAAATTTTTGATTTTGATAAATTTAAAGATGAAATAAGAGATATTAAAGAAAAGAATATTAAAAATTTAGAAGAAAATATTTTATTTCTCTTAAATAATCTTAGATCGAAAGGTTTTAAAGTCTTTTTTGCAAAAGATTCTAGAGAAGTGCTTAATTTTCTTTACAATATACTTAAAGAAAAAAATATCAAAAAGGTTGTAAAATCAAAGTCACTAACTACTGAAGAAATAAATCTAAATACCTTTCTTGAAAAAAACAATATTGTGCCTGTTGAGACAGATCTGGGGGAGTGGCTAGTTCAGTTAAATAACGAAAAGGCTACTCATATGACAGCTCCTGCAATCCATATGTCAAAGGAAAAGATTGTAAGCCTTTTAAAAGAGAAGTTTAACGTTAACCTCAAGCTTGACATAAAAGAAATGGTTGATTTTTGTAAAAAAGAAATAAATAAAGAGTTTGATAATACAAACTGTGGAATTTTTGGGGCTAATGCCGTCACACGAGATGGGACGTTTTTCATAGTAAGCAATGAAGGAAATATTCAGCATGTTTTGAACCATGATATAAATATCTGTATTGTAGGCATTGACAAAATTGTAGAAGATATAGATGAAGCTTTTAAAATTGTCTCTTTTTTGCCAAAAAATGCTACGGGTCAGGTTATTACTTCCTGGATAGACGTTTTTACAAAGCCTCCAGGGGATGAATTTTTCATAATAATTCTTGACAATAACCGTTCAAAAATTGCCAAAGATGAAAAGTTTAGTAAGGTCTTAAACTGTATTAAATGTGGTGCATGTCAAATGGCATGCCCGGTTTACACTACTGTGGGCGGTCAGTTGTTTAGAGGTAATACCTATGCTGGTCCAATTGGCATACTGCTTTCTTATATGGAAAATTACGAAAAGATGAATGAATTGTCTTTTTTGTGTTTAGGATGTATGGCTTGTGATGAAGTATGTTCGTCTAAAATTCCTATTCAATCACTGATATTAGAAATAAAATCAAAATATGAGAAAAATAATATTATTAAAAAATTTGTAATTAAAAGCATGAGAAATTACAGATTATTAAGAGCTCTTATATCATTTGCAAGTCCATACTTTAAAGATGGTATAAAGATAAGAAGATTCAAATTTTTAAGAGATGAATTTGGACTAAGTTTTAGAACTCTTCCAGCCATTAATAATGAATCATTTGACACAATAAAAACTAAATCTTCAAAAATTGGATTATTTGCAGGTTGCTCTACTAATATATTTTATTATAATTTAGGTAAAGATTTAATTCATCTATCCAATTTTTTAAATATTGACATAAAAGTTATAAATCAAAGCTCTTGCTGCGGGGCAGCTGCCCTTTACAATGGCTTAAAAACTGATGCAATAATTCAAGCGCAGAAGACGCTTAATGACATTGAAAAGTTTGACAAAATTTTATTTCTTGATCCTCACTGCGCACACATGGTTCAAAGAGATTACTCTGAATTTTTTAACATAGATCTATCGAATAGAGTAGTGGATGCTGGATTTTATCTTGTAGGATTTTTAAAAAATAAAGAGTATAAATTTACTCCTTTAAATAAAGTCGTAACCTATCATTATCCTTGTCATCTTTCAAGAGGCATGAATCAAGCCTTGCAAATTGAAAATTTTATAAAGGAAAAAGAAGAAAAATTTTCTGAATTAAATGAAAAGGATAGATGTTGTGGCTTTGCAGGAACATATTCTATCATGCACAAGCACATTTCCAATAAACTAGTACAGAGAAAAATAGACAATATTATTAAGTCAAATTCAGAAGTTTTAATTACCTCTTGTCCAGGGTGTATGATGCAAATATCAGGAGCCCTGGATGTTATGAATAACAGAAATATTAAAGTAGTACACTTTATATCATATCTAAAAAATATTTTGGGAGCCTAA
- a CDS encoding aldehyde ferredoxin oxidoreductase family protein, whose protein sequence is MFGNNGKIAFVDLKERKTTIKHFNEDFYKKFLGGSGFGAYFINNFVKRETDPLSEENVIVIASGPWQAGMLPGCGKISVMCRSPLTGTFSDTSAGSSFSVHLKSAGLDAIVIQNKADKPIYLYISQDNIETVDANSLWGLDAYQTHEMLIEKYKGKNVSTITIGQAGENLVKFACVVSNAHGFGGRGGAGAVMGSKNLKAIVVAQGEMCKVYDNKKLAEFRKNLFEKLKRANVFNGEGTPAVMAAIERLGDVPIHHWLKDEWEEGAKALAAPRYTEYLNAKSRYCFGCVIGCHRYVESPTGYKGIGPEYETLALFGTNLDIKDLDTVCAANDLSNRYGIDTITMGNLIATVIEGYEAGYIKQKDIGFIPKWGDAETLVNLINLTCQKRGIGKIISEGSKYLINAFNMPESFNVTVKNLDIPAHDPRAFYSLSINYATGNRGACHQRGASHVGERAGVLNQFGTEIKTSLDSMENKELLAIRSQDLSCLLNSLTICFFHLFGNLTADDMVKGVNLVTGWDTNIEELMKTSERIFILQRMINNNYGFDRNDDTLPERFFKAAETGPRKGKAVYDFEKHLDNYYKLRGLDENGKILPETIKRLELDRLDMNYFCND, encoded by the coding sequence GTGTTTGGAAATAACGGAAAAATTGCATTTGTAGATCTTAAGGAAAGAAAGACTACAATAAAACATTTTAATGAAGATTTCTATAAGAAATTTCTTGGCGGAAGTGGATTTGGTGCTTACTTCATAAACAATTTTGTTAAAAGGGAAACAGATCCTCTTTCAGAAGAGAATGTAATTGTAATAGCATCAGGTCCCTGGCAGGCGGGAATGTTGCCCGGGTGTGGAAAGATTTCTGTAATGTGTAGATCCCCACTTACAGGGACTTTTTCTGATACTTCAGCAGGAAGCAGCTTTTCTGTTCACTTAAAGTCAGCGGGACTAGATGCAATTGTAATACAAAACAAAGCAGATAAGCCAATTTATTTATATATATCTCAAGATAATATCGAAACTGTTGACGCAAATTCACTGTGGGGTTTAGATGCATACCAAACCCATGAGATGCTTATAGAAAAGTATAAAGGAAAGAACGTTTCAACCATTACAATAGGTCAAGCAGGAGAAAACCTCGTTAAATTTGCTTGTGTTGTGAGCAATGCGCACGGTTTTGGTGGAAGGGGTGGAGCCGGAGCTGTTATGGGCTCAAAAAATCTAAAAGCTATTGTAGTGGCTCAGGGCGAAATGTGTAAGGTGTACGATAACAAAAAACTTGCCGAATTTAGAAAGAATTTATTTGAAAAACTAAAAAGGGCAAATGTATTTAACGGTGAGGGAACTCCAGCTGTAATGGCTGCTATTGAAAGGCTTGGAGATGTACCTATTCATCATTGGCTTAAAGATGAATGGGAAGAAGGAGCAAAAGCACTTGCTGCTCCAAGATATACTGAATATCTTAATGCAAAGAGTAGGTACTGTTTTGGTTGTGTAATTGGATGTCACAGATACGTAGAATCACCAACAGGTTATAAAGGAATAGGACCAGAATACGAAACTCTTGCCTTATTTGGAACAAATTTAGATATAAAAGATCTTGATACAGTGTGTGCTGCAAATGATCTGTCAAACAGATATGGCATTGATACCATCACAATGGGAAATCTAATAGCTACTGTTATAGAAGGATATGAAGCAGGGTATATTAAGCAAAAAGATATAGGATTCATACCAAAATGGGGTGATGCTGAAACTTTAGTAAATTTAATAAACTTAACTTGCCAAAAAAGAGGAATAGGAAAAATTATTTCTGAAGGCTCAAAATATCTGATAAATGCTTTCAATATGCCAGAATCGTTTAACGTAACAGTAAAAAATCTGGATATACCTGCACATGATCCTAGAGCTTTTTATTCTCTATCTATAAATTATGCTACTGGCAACAGAGGTGCATGTCACCAAAGAGGCGCTTCTCATGTAGGAGAAAGAGCTGGGGTTCTTAATCAATTCGGAACTGAAATTAAAACGTCACTTGATAGCATGGAAAATAAAGAATTGCTTGCTATTAGATCACAAGATCTCTCATGTCTATTAAACTCCCTTACAATTTGCTTTTTCCATCTCTTTGGAAATTTAACAGCAGACGATATGGTAAAAGGTGTCAATCTAGTAACTGGATGGGATACAAATATTGAAGAATTAATGAAGACTTCTGAAAGGATTTTTATCTTGCAAAGGATGATAAACAACAATTATGGATTTGACAGAAATGATGACACTCTTCCAGAAAGATTTTTCAAAGCTGCAGAAACTGGTCCTCGTAAAGGTAAGGCTGTTTACGATTTTGAAAAACACCTTGATAACTATTATAAATTAAGAGGTCTTGATGAAAATGGCAAAATTTTGCCTGAAACAATAAAAAGATTAGAACTAGATAGGCTTGATATGAATTATTTTTGTAATGATTAA
- a CDS encoding inositol monophosphatase family protein, producing the protein MEKRIEVIKKCALEAGEILKYYYSNELNTRFKGKIDMVTDADIASQEKIVSIIKSEFPLDEIIAEENSKNTYNLDSTWVIDPLDGTTNFVHRLPWFAISIAYIKNNEIKVGLVYVPLLNELFLAVKGEGAFLNEKRISVSKEDKLERSLVGTGFPYSIHENYEKILSRFKNVVINVRGIRRPGAAAQDLAYVACGRLDAFYEDGLKPWDVAAGILLVSEAGGKVTDYNGNEYIIGQSDQILASNFLLHDKVKKLLS; encoded by the coding sequence TTGGAAAAAAGAATAGAAGTAATTAAAAAATGCGCGTTAGAGGCGGGCGAAATTTTAAAATATTATTATTCAAATGAATTAAATACAAGGTTTAAGGGCAAGATCGATATGGTTACTGATGCTGACATTGCTTCTCAAGAAAAAATTGTAAGTATTATAAAATCTGAATTCCCACTCGACGAAATAATAGCCGAAGAGAATTCGAAAAATACTTATAATCTTGACTCCACATGGGTTATCGATCCTTTGGATGGAACAACGAATTTCGTTCATAGACTTCCATGGTTTGCTATATCTATTGCTTATATAAAAAATAACGAAATAAAAGTTGGTTTAGTTTATGTACCATTGTTAAATGAACTTTTTCTTGCTGTTAAAGGCGAGGGCGCATTTCTTAATGAAAAAAGAATTTCTGTAAGTAAAGAAGATAAGCTGGAAAGAAGCCTTGTTGGCACAGGATTTCCTTATTCAATTCATGAAAATTATGAAAAGATACTCAGTAGATTTAAAAACGTTGTAATAAATGTAAGAGGGATTAGAAGACCAGGTGCTGCTGCACAAGATCTGGCTTATGTTGCATGTGGTAGATTGGATGCTTTTTATGAAGATGGATTAAAGCCTTGGGATGTTGCTGCTGGAATACTTTTGGTTAGTGAAGCTGGGGGAAAAGTAACAGACTATAATGGTAACGAATATATAATTGGACAATCTGATCAGATATTAGCTTCAAATTTTTTGTTACACGACAAAGTTAAAAAACTTTTATCTTAA
- a CDS encoding ANTAR domain-containing response regulator has product MKGDIKQSTKGKNQIRVFIADDEFLIRLDMKEELEKEGFEVIGEAKDGAQAFSEIIRLRPDVSIVDIMMPHMDGLKLAEKLKNENLGAVVFLTAYNNKDFIERASKIGAFSYLLKPYRISELKSAILLAFERYKDNKILKEKNFELEESIKTKNSLYRAKLFIIEQTRLSENEIHKRMQEYSMKNRISLKELSELILKTKSIPEEIKNP; this is encoded by the coding sequence TTGAAAGGTGATATTAAGCAGTCAACTAAAGGTAAAAATCAAATAAGAGTTTTTATTGCTGACGATGAATTTCTGATTAGACTGGATATGAAGGAAGAATTAGAAAAAGAGGGTTTCGAGGTTATTGGAGAAGCTAAAGATGGTGCTCAGGCATTTTCTGAAATAATAAGATTAAGGCCTGATGTAAGCATTGTAGATATTATGATGCCACACATGGACGGTTTAAAGTTGGCTGAGAAGTTGAAAAATGAAAATTTGGGCGCTGTTGTTTTCTTGACTGCTTATAACAATAAAGATTTTATAGAAAGAGCATCTAAAATTGGCGCTTTTTCTTACTTACTAAAACCATATAGAATTAGCGAACTGAAGAGCGCTATTCTCTTAGCATTTGAAAGATACAAAGATAATAAAATTTTAAAAGAAAAAAATTTTGAGCTTGAAGAGTCAATTAAAACGAAAAATTCGCTATATCGTGCAAAACTATTTATAATAGAACAAACTCGCTTGAGCGAAAACGAGATACACAAAAGGATGCAAGAATACTCAATGAAAAATAGAATTTCTTTAAAAGAGCTTTCTGAGTTGATTTTAAAAACTAAGAGTATACCTGAGGAGATCAAAAATCCTTAA
- a CDS encoding histidine kinase dimerization/phosphoacceptor domain -containing protein, which translates to MISNEKWRFKFISNVFNVEVFLISFSGENTYNIETIINNKETITISKKFLDFAKKNRYKDYVLPFFYKEKGNTYFEEYYYLDYSTYIMFKFNTKNTPNFKEFNEFKNTLILESLNSNPCKNLFESDFSSEDGIVILDENANELYASSNAKLICTKATNVIDFYNRGIWKEFLSKSKFISPKFFTKTLKNENYIAKLDFYPIFRENKLKYFVIVVRDLSKKLLLEVEKQKQLNTMKEINHMIKNNLQIIKSILNIKSRRLSDRELIDDISIKLECLAKVHEQLIKLSEEVSLKTLLENLFKVITNSGKEKLYVYGDLIGEYQKILLLILALIELMQNSVKHAFLTEEQSKIFISIVKSFEKIRITYQDFGEFKAEEPASKGHGSDLVKALLIDGLNASFTRLSTKKGSLFEIILENF; encoded by the coding sequence ATGATATCAAATGAAAAGTGGAGATTTAAATTTATATCAAATGTTTTTAATGTTGAAGTTTTTTTGATAAGTTTTTCTGGCGAAAATACTTATAATATCGAAACAATCATAAATAATAAGGAAACAATTACAATATCAAAAAAATTTTTAGACTTTGCAAAAAAAAATCGTTACAAAGACTATGTGTTGCCTTTTTTTTATAAAGAAAAAGGCAACACATATTTTGAAGAATATTACTATTTGGATTACAGTACATATATTATGTTCAAATTTAACACAAAAAATACACCAAATTTTAAAGAATTTAATGAGTTTAAAAATACTCTTATTCTTGAATCTCTTAATTCTAACCCATGTAAAAATCTTTTTGAAAGTGATTTTTCGTCTGAAGATGGAATTGTTATTTTAGATGAGAATGCAAATGAATTGTATGCTTCCTCTAATGCAAAACTAATTTGTACAAAGGCTACAAATGTTATTGATTTTTACAATAGAGGTATTTGGAAAGAATTTCTTTCAAAAAGTAAATTTATAAGCCCAAAATTTTTTACAAAAACTCTTAAAAATGAAAATTATATAGCGAAGTTAGACTTTTACCCAATTTTTAGGGAAAATAAATTGAAATATTTTGTTATAGTCGTAAGGGACCTATCAAAAAAATTATTACTTGAAGTTGAAAAACAAAAACAATTAAATACAATGAAAGAAATTAATCATATGATTAAAAATAATCTTCAAATAATTAAAAGTATATTAAATATAAAGTCACGAAGATTATCCGATAGAGAACTTATTGATGATATTTCAATAAAACTTGAATGCTTGGCAAAGGTACACGAACAATTAATCAAACTTTCTGAGGAGGTCTCTCTTAAGACGCTATTAGAGAACTTGTTTAAAGTTATAACTAATTCTGGAAAAGAGAAGTTGTACGTTTATGGTGATCTTATAGGTGAGTATCAAAAAATATTACTATTAATACTTGCGCTCATCGAACTAATGCAAAATTCAGTAAAACATGCATTTTTAACAGAAGAACAATCTAAGATATTTATCTCAATAGTTAAAAGTTTTGAAAAAATTAGAATTACCTATCAAGATTTTGGCGAATTTAAAGCTGAAGAGCCTGCTTCTAAGGGACACGGCAGTGACCTTGTAAAGGCCCTTTTAATTGATGGTTTGAATGCTTCTTTTACTCGGCTATCTACAAAAAAGGGATCTTTGTTTGAAATTATCTTAGAAAACTTTTGA
- a CDS encoding phosphoribosyltransferase family protein has product MSENNEVLVFLKKHNAIVYGHFLYTSGKHGEVYINKDAIYIKPKVVSELCLKMSMMVKDIDFEVVCAPTIGGVILSQWIAYHSSNLKNTEILSVFSEEVNGRRVLKRGYDKVVENKKILVVDDILTTGSSIKKVINAVRDCKGIVQGSVCLVNRGQVKAKDIDSPFLTSLLSIDFKSYEPEECPLCKRNIPINTDLGKGKKLQNL; this is encoded by the coding sequence ATGAGTGAGAACAACGAAGTATTAGTTTTTTTAAAAAAACATAACGCAATTGTTTATGGACATTTTTTATACACATCTGGTAAACATGGTGAAGTTTATATTAATAAAGATGCTATCTATATAAAACCGAAAGTCGTTTCAGAACTTTGTCTGAAGATGTCAATGATGGTAAAAGATATAGATTTTGAGGTTGTTTGTGCGCCTACAATTGGTGGGGTAATACTTTCACAATGGATTGCTTATCACAGTTCAAATTTAAAAAACACTGAGATATTGTCTGTATTTTCTGAAGAGGTAAACGGGAGAAGAGTTTTAAAAAGAGGCTATGACAAGGTTGTTGAAAATAAAAAAATTTTAGTAGTCGATGACATCCTTACTACAGGTTCATCGATAAAAAAGGTAATTAATGCAGTAAGAGATTGTAAAGGAATTGTTCAGGGCAGTGTCTGCTTGGTAAATAGAGGCCAAGTAAAAGCCAAAGATATAGACTCGCCCTTTTTGACAAGCCTTTTAAGTATTGATTTTAAATCATATGAACCTGAAGAATGTCCTTTATGTAAAAGAAATATTCCTATTAATACTGACCTTGGTAAGGGTAAGAAATTGCAAAATTTATGA
- the pyrF gene encoding orotidine-5'-phosphate decarboxylase, with protein sequence MESNVIVALDLEDLREIEERVKELSSLTKWFKIGYQMISSIGIKESVRIVKSFECNVFLDMKLYDIPNTVSKAIKNLTKLDIDMITIHVSGGPKMIKEALNSVDNKSKVELLGVTLLTSFSEEEAKKIYNQEDTIDIVKKFVRIGYDAGLRGFVCSPHELKPLKKEFPDCYFVVPGIRPSWSFKYDQERFATPYEAKLNGATYIVVGRPVIKPGNNLKPTDALKSIIEEFSK encoded by the coding sequence TTGGAATCAAATGTAATAGTTGCACTTGATCTAGAAGATTTAAGAGAAATAGAAGAAAGAGTTAAAGAACTCTCATCTTTAACAAAGTGGTTTAAAATAGGCTATCAAATGATTTCTTCTATTGGCATAAAAGAATCTGTAAGAATTGTAAAATCCTTTGAGTGTAATGTATTTCTAGATATGAAATTGTATGATATTCCTAATACGGTAAGTAAAGCTATTAAAAATCTTACGAAGCTAGATATTGATATGATTACTATACACGTTAGTGGCGGTCCAAAAATGATAAAAGAAGCTTTAAACAGCGTTGATAACAAAAGTAAAGTCGAACTTTTAGGGGTAACTCTTTTAACTAGTTTTTCTGAAGAAGAAGCAAAAAAAATTTATAATCAAGAAGATACTATTGATATTGTAAAAAAATTTGTAAGAATTGGTTATGATGCTGGACTAAGAGGTTTTGTGTGTAGCCCTCATGAGTTAAAACCCTTAAAAAAGGAATTTCCTGATTGCTACTTTGTTGTACCGGGGATAAGGCCATCATGGAGTTTCAAATATGATCAAGAGAGATTTGCAACACCATATGAAGCAAAATTAAATGGTGCAACATATATTGTAGTTGGTCGACCTGTGATAAAACCAGGTAACAATTTAAAACCAACAGATGCCCTAAAATCTATTATTGAGGAGTTCAGTAAATGA